The following proteins are encoded in a genomic region of Gemmatimonadaceae bacterium:
- a CDS encoding TonB family protein: MFDQLLETKAKKQRSTGGTIISIVLHTVLIAAAVVLTKKTADALEKPKEEKVIVAETKKEPEPEKPKEQPKQVQQQVAQVAPPKGFQVLTPPIEVPDVIPDVDLSRKATDEADFSGKGVQGGIAKGVEGGTGPVISDQPYFDFQVEKAAAAIPGVAPAYPEMLKSSGVEGEALVQFIVDTTGRAELGSFKVLRASHDAFGQAVRAALPRMRFLPAEIGGRKVRMLVQQPFAFALSR, from the coding sequence ATGTTCGATCAATTGCTGGAAACGAAGGCCAAGAAGCAGCGAAGCACCGGCGGGACGATCATCTCGATCGTGCTGCACACGGTGCTGATCGCGGCCGCCGTCGTGCTGACGAAGAAGACAGCCGACGCGCTCGAGAAGCCGAAGGAGGAGAAGGTCATCGTCGCGGAGACGAAGAAGGAGCCGGAGCCGGAGAAGCCGAAGGAGCAGCCGAAGCAGGTGCAACAGCAGGTTGCACAGGTGGCGCCCCCGAAGGGCTTCCAGGTCCTGACTCCGCCGATCGAGGTGCCGGACGTGATCCCGGACGTCGATCTGAGCCGCAAGGCGACCGACGAGGCCGACTTCAGCGGCAAGGGCGTGCAGGGCGGCATCGCGAAGGGTGTGGAAGGTGGCACGGGTCCGGTGATCAGCGACCAGCCGTATTTCGACTTCCAGGTCGAGAAGGCCGCCGCAGCGATCCCGGGTGTGGCACCGGCGTATCCCGAGATGCTGAAGAGCTCGGGCGTGGAAGGGGAGGCCCTGGTGCAGTTCATCGTGGACACCACCGGTCGGGCCGAGCTCGGGTCGTTCAAGGTGCTGCGCGCGTCGCACGACGCGTTCGGCCAGGCAGTCCGGGCGGCCCTGCCGCGCATGCGCTTCCTCCCCGCCGAGATCGGCGGCCGCAAGGTCCGCATGCTGGTGCAGCAGCCGTTCGCGTTCGCGCTCAGTCGATAG
- a CDS encoding threonine/serine exporter family protein, with product MSTPAPLHGTTPTAPLAASSGESVGFILRLGRALHNAGFSAHRLEATLSDVSRKLGLEAQFFSTPTSIMAAFGPPDAQRTHLIRAEPGSTNLSHLAGLDRIARDVMYGTLGPVDGTQRIEALLGEPPKWGQFPVLVAFVMVSVSVATFLKVALPDLLGAALVGLLCGAIVTRSRKHTEWIDIEEPLSAFAVATVAQLFAALTDSGAGYAITVAGLVVLLPGMTFTTGLIELSTRHLASGTARLSGALVTFLGLGFGVALGTKLGTFTGDWLVAHDVALQVAHAALPWWVEGVGVLVAPLCFTVLLQADGRQAPWIVLAASCAYLTSRFAGRALGDELGAFLGALIVSAGSTFIARRRDTTPIVTIVPGLLILVPGSIGLGSVTSFSQQKVITGVGTAFTVALIGVSLAAGVLAGRAVTGALRRSRRGSHAGEITRTAEWTVSRDWR from the coding sequence ATGTCCACCCCTGCCCCGCTCCACGGTACCACACCGACTGCCCCGCTCGCGGCCAGCAGCGGCGAGTCCGTCGGCTTCATCCTCCGACTGGGGCGTGCGCTCCACAACGCGGGGTTCTCGGCGCACCGCCTGGAGGCGACTCTCTCGGACGTGTCTCGGAAGCTGGGGCTGGAGGCGCAGTTCTTCTCGACGCCGACGTCGATCATGGCGGCCTTCGGCCCGCCGGACGCACAACGGACCCACCTCATCCGCGCCGAGCCCGGATCGACCAACCTCAGCCACCTCGCGGGGCTGGACCGCATCGCGCGCGACGTGATGTACGGGACGCTGGGGCCGGTGGACGGAACCCAGCGGATCGAGGCGCTGCTCGGCGAGCCGCCAAAGTGGGGACAGTTCCCGGTGCTGGTGGCATTCGTGATGGTCTCCGTGTCCGTTGCCACGTTCCTGAAGGTCGCCCTGCCCGACCTCCTTGGCGCGGCGCTGGTGGGGCTCCTCTGCGGTGCGATCGTGACGCGGAGCCGGAAGCACACCGAGTGGATCGACATCGAGGAGCCGCTGAGCGCGTTCGCCGTCGCGACCGTGGCCCAGCTCTTCGCGGCACTCACCGACAGCGGGGCGGGCTATGCCATCACCGTGGCGGGGCTCGTCGTCCTCCTGCCCGGGATGACCTTCACCACCGGCCTGATCGAGCTGTCCACGCGGCACCTGGCCAGCGGCACCGCCCGCCTCAGCGGCGCACTGGTGACCTTCCTGGGCCTGGGATTCGGCGTGGCACTGGGCACCAAGCTCGGCACGTTCACCGGTGACTGGCTGGTGGCGCACGACGTGGCGCTGCAGGTGGCCCACGCGGCCCTGCCCTGGTGGGTGGAGGGGGTGGGCGTGCTGGTGGCGCCGCTCTGCTTCACCGTGCTGCTGCAAGCCGACGGCAGGCAGGCGCCGTGGATCGTCCTCGCGGCATCGTGCGCCTACCTCACCTCGCGGTTCGCCGGCCGTGCGCTGGGCGACGAACTGGGCGCGTTCCTTGGCGCGCTGATCGTGAGCGCCGGGAGCACCTTCATCGCCCGGCGTCGCGACACCACGCCAATCGTGACGATCGTGCCCGGCCTGCTGATCCTCGTGCCCGGCAGCATCGGGCTCGGAAGCGTGACGAGCTTCTCGCAACAGAAGGTGATCACGGGAGTGGGCACGGCCTTCACCGTGGCGCTGATCGGGGTGTCGCTGGCGGCCGGCGTGCTGGCGGGACGCGCCGTCACGGGCGCCCTGCGACGCTCCCGCCGCGGCAGCCACGCCGGCGAGATCACGCGAACGGCGGAGTGGACCGTCTCGCGCGACTGGCGCTGA
- a CDS encoding redoxin domain-containing protein has product MTVPAVGATAPDFTLNSTSGQPVTLSQFRGSARVLVAFFPLAFTGVCTAELCAFSDDYDSFAAAGVTVLPVSVDSVPTLKEFKAKHNMSVDLLSDFKREASRAFGVLMEETFFSARAYFLLDTDGVVRWAHVEETPGKSRTNAEILAAIAAA; this is encoded by the coding sequence ATGACCGTCCCCGCCGTCGGTGCCACCGCCCCGGACTTCACCCTGAACTCGACCAGCGGCCAGCCGGTCACGCTCTCGCAGTTCCGGGGCAGCGCACGGGTGCTCGTCGCCTTCTTCCCGCTCGCGTTCACGGGGGTCTGCACCGCGGAACTGTGCGCCTTCTCCGACGACTACGACAGCTTCGCGGCGGCCGGGGTGACGGTGCTGCCGGTGAGTGTGGACAGCGTGCCGACGCTGAAGGAATTCAAGGCCAAGCACAACATGTCGGTGGACCTGCTGAGCGACTTCAAGCGCGAGGCGAGCCGCGCCTTCGGCGTGCTCATGGAGGAGACCTTCTTCTCGGCCCGCGCCTACTTCCTGCTGGACACGGACGGCGTGGTGCGCTGGGCACACGTCGAGGAGACGCCCGGCAAGAGCCGCACGAACGCGGAGATCCTGGCGGCCATCGCGGCCGCGTGA
- a CDS encoding DUF3341 domain-containing protein, translated as MQGVLAVFPQLDAVCAAIRDLKARKVPKVTVYSPTIQHEIDDAIDAPTSVVRVFTLIGGTLGVTFGYWISIWSSQYWALQVGGKAIASWIPYTIMGFEMFVMVGCLSTVAGMFINAGIPRLVTNFGFDPRFTHGDYGIWIEATPDKFAELEQTLKAHGAVEVRGER; from the coding sequence ATGCAGGGCGTCCTGGCAGTCTTCCCGCAGCTGGATGCAGTCTGCGCGGCGATCCGTGACCTGAAGGCGAGGAAGGTGCCGAAGGTCACGGTCTACTCCCCCACGATCCAGCACGAGATCGACGACGCGATCGACGCGCCGACGAGCGTGGTCCGGGTCTTCACGCTCATCGGCGGCACCCTGGGTGTCACCTTCGGCTACTGGATCTCGATCTGGTCGTCGCAGTACTGGGCGCTGCAGGTCGGCGGCAAGGCGATCGCGAGCTGGATCCCGTACACGATCATGGGCTTCGAGATGTTCGTGATGGTCGGCTGTCTGAGCACGGTGGCCGGCATGTTCATCAACGCCGGCATCCCGCGGCTGGTGACGAACTTCGGCTTCGACCCGCGCTTCACGCACGGCGACTACGGCATCTGGATCGAGGCCACGCCGGACAAGTTCGCCGAGCTCGAACAGACGTTGAAGGCCCATGGGGCAGTGGAGGTTCGCGGTGAGCGCTAA
- a CDS encoding response regulator transcription factor, with protein MRILVIEDDPIVGQFVKRGLEEQQWTVDLESDGESGERAAGQGDAYDLIILDMRLPGKDGLSVLRTLRSRGFQRPVLVLTAQDAVDAKVQTLRAGADDYVTKPFAFEELLARIEALSRRPRQLASPRLEIADLVVDLDTREVARAGVRIELTPKEFKVLEYLMRHPGRVMSRTLITEYAWGYHFDPGTNIVDVVITHLRKKVDAAHEQKLIGTVRGVGYVIKG; from the coding sequence ATGCGCATTCTCGTCATCGAAGACGACCCCATCGTGGGGCAGTTCGTGAAGCGTGGCCTCGAGGAGCAGCAGTGGACGGTGGACCTCGAATCCGACGGCGAGTCGGGTGAGCGGGCGGCCGGCCAGGGCGACGCATACGACCTGATCATCCTCGACATGCGGCTGCCGGGGAAGGACGGGCTGTCGGTGCTCCGGACCCTCCGGTCGCGCGGCTTCCAGCGACCGGTGCTCGTGCTCACGGCACAGGACGCCGTGGACGCGAAGGTGCAGACGCTTCGCGCCGGTGCCGACGACTACGTGACGAAGCCCTTCGCCTTCGAGGAGCTGCTGGCGCGGATCGAGGCGCTGTCACGGCGCCCGCGCCAGCTCGCCTCGCCACGGCTCGAGATCGCCGACCTGGTGGTGGACCTCGACACCCGCGAGGTGGCGCGCGCCGGTGTGCGCATCGAGCTCACGCCGAAGGAGTTCAAGGTGCTGGAGTACCTCATGCGCCATCCGGGCCGAGTGATGAGCCGCACGCTGATCACGGAGTACGCCTGGGGGTATCACTTCGATCCCGGCACGAACATCGTCGACGTGGTGATCACGCACCTGCGCAAGAAGGTGGATGCGGCGCACGAGCAGAAGCTGATCGGCACCGTGCGTGGTGTCGGCTACGTGATCAAGGGGTGA
- the nrfD gene encoding polysulfide reductase NrfD, whose protein sequence is MATTAKPVQGKIKRPNIPAAGIQVPAVSTFEQVDNEILATLKPSPKWFMGLGLAILAMLVGASAWTYQIYWGLGNAGYVPPVMWGVYIITFVFWVGIGHAGTLISAILYLFRAGFRTTIYRASEAMTVFAVMTAGLFPIIHIGRPWKFFWLIPYPNWRLLFPQFKSPLLWDVFAISTYLTISTTFLYLGLIPDFAVMRDKETNPIRKRIFAMLSLGWKNTDREWRHFAKMYMFLAAFSTPLVLSVHSVVSFDFAMALTPGWHTTIFPPYFVGGAIFSGFAMVWTILIPIRKWWHLEHYVTLNHLDATAKVVLFTSIMVGSGYLSEFFIAWFSGVAPEQEYFWNRVFGQWWWSAWILLLCNMIFPLSLFSQKLRRNPTWLWILSIIINIGMWYERFVIVVPSLSHEFEPWQWTNYVPSWIDMCFLVGSFGWFFMWFLLFIKQMPVIAIAEVKEIVPPKMLHDHGGHH, encoded by the coding sequence ATGGCGACGACTGCGAAGCCAGTGCAGGGCAAGATCAAGCGCCCGAACATTCCGGCGGCGGGGATCCAGGTTCCCGCGGTCAGCACGTTCGAGCAGGTCGACAACGAGATCCTCGCCACCCTCAAGCCCAGCCCGAAGTGGTTCATGGGCCTGGGGCTCGCGATCCTCGCGATGCTGGTGGGCGCCTCGGCCTGGACCTACCAGATCTACTGGGGCCTCGGCAACGCCGGCTACGTGCCGCCGGTGATGTGGGGCGTGTACATCATCACGTTCGTGTTCTGGGTCGGCATCGGCCACGCCGGGACGCTGATCTCGGCCATCCTCTACCTGTTCCGCGCCGGCTTCCGCACGACGATCTATCGCGCGTCGGAAGCGATGACGGTGTTCGCCGTGATGACGGCAGGTCTGTTCCCGATCATCCACATCGGGCGGCCGTGGAAGTTCTTCTGGCTGATCCCGTATCCCAACTGGCGCCTGCTCTTCCCGCAGTTCAAGAGCCCGCTGCTGTGGGACGTGTTCGCCATCTCGACGTACCTCACGATCTCGACGACGTTCCTCTATCTCGGTCTGATCCCCGACTTCGCGGTCATGCGCGACAAGGAGACCAACCCGATCCGCAAGCGCATCTTCGCGATGCTCTCGCTGGGGTGGAAGAACACCGACCGTGAATGGCGCCACTTCGCCAAGATGTACATGTTCCTTGCGGCCTTCAGCACGCCGCTGGTGCTCTCGGTGCACTCGGTCGTGTCGTTCGACTTCGCCATGGCCCTCACGCCGGGCTGGCACACCACGATCTTCCCGCCGTACTTCGTCGGCGGCGCCATCTTCTCCGGCTTCGCGATGGTCTGGACCATCCTGATCCCGATCCGGAAGTGGTGGCACCTCGAGCACTACGTCACGCTCAACCACCTCGACGCCACGGCCAAGGTCGTGCTCTTCACGTCGATCATGGTGGGGTCCGGCTATCTGTCCGAGTTCTTCATCGCCTGGTTCTCGGGCGTGGCCCCGGAGCAGGAGTACTTCTGGAACCGCGTGTTCGGGCAGTGGTGGTGGAGCGCCTGGATCCTGCTGCTCTGCAACATGATCTTCCCGCTGTCGCTGTTCTCGCAGAAGCTGCGCCGCAACCCGACCTGGCTCTGGATCCTGTCGATCATCATCAACATCGGCATGTGGTACGAGCGCTTCGTGATCGTGGTGCCGTCGCTCAGCCACGAGTTCGAGCCGTGGCAGTGGACGAACTACGTCCCGAGCTGGATCGACATGTGCTTCCTGGTGGGCTCCTTCGGCTGGTTCTTCATGTGGTTCCTGCTGTTCATCAAGCAGATGCCCGTGATCGCCATCGCCGAGGTGAAGGAGATCGTGCCCCCGAAGATGCTCCACGACCATGGAGGACATCACTGA
- a CDS encoding cytochrome c, whose translation MSAKSFRVAVTALAPMALGACSWFTDFRDQPAIQPWDSVADTIAPRGQPVNSVPVTGAQTPGYTISYAAFPAVLDSFNVVVNPRNAASLSKAELDSSINNGHRYYQQNCATCHGDTGVGNGPVTKYGMPGISLLTDMTKARTDGYIYGMMRNGRGVMPSYNRIEEPDRWDVVNYVRGLQGRLGRTVATGAFGYPGQTGWTIPTYTNTAPTRPAPMWRPSAAPAAPQPAGELTTAAPAAKKGTTK comes from the coding sequence GTGAGCGCTAAGTCCTTCCGCGTGGCCGTGACCGCACTGGCGCCGATGGCGCTCGGTGCGTGCTCGTGGTTCACCGACTTCCGCGACCAGCCGGCGATCCAGCCCTGGGACTCGGTCGCCGACACCATCGCGCCCCGTGGCCAGCCGGTGAACTCGGTGCCGGTCACCGGCGCCCAGACCCCGGGCTACACCATCAGCTACGCCGCCTTCCCGGCCGTCCTCGACTCGTTCAATGTGGTCGTGAACCCGCGGAACGCAGCCTCGCTGAGCAAGGCGGAGCTCGACTCGTCGATCAACAACGGCCATCGCTACTACCAGCAGAACTGCGCCACCTGCCACGGCGACACGGGCGTCGGGAACGGCCCTGTCACGAAGTACGGCATGCCGGGCATCAGCCTGCTGACCGACATGACCAAGGCGCGCACCGACGGCTACATCTACGGCATGATGCGCAACGGCCGCGGCGTGATGCCGAGCTACAACCGCATCGAGGAGCCGGATCGCTGGGACGTGGTGAACTACGTGCGCGGGCTGCAGGGTCGCCTCGGTCGCACCGTCGCCACCGGCGCCTTCGGCTATCCCGGGCAGACCGGCTGGACCATCCCCACCTACACCAACACGGCGCCCACGCGTCCGGCGCCGATGTGGCGCCCGTCCGCGGCTCCCGCCGCACCACAGCCTGCGGGTGAACTGACCACCGCCGCGCCCGCGGCGAAGAAGGGGACGACCAAGTGA